One stretch of Methanobacterium sp. Maddingley MBC34 DNA includes these proteins:
- a CDS encoding chaperonin GroEL (PFAM: TCP-1/cpn60 chaperonin family), whose amino-acid sequence GQPIIIMPEGSSRLLGRDAQRMNIMAGKVLAETVRTTLGPKGMDKMLVDGMGDIVVTNDGVTILKEMDIEHPAAKMLVEVAKT is encoded by the coding sequence AGGACAACCTATTATTATAATGCCTGAGGGCTCTTCAAGACTTTTAGGACGAGATGCTCAAAGAATGAATATAATGGCTGGGAAGGTGCTGGCTGAGACTGTTAGAACTACTCTAGGTCCCAAAGGAATGGACAAGATGTTGGTGGATGGTATGGGTGACATCGTAGTAACCAACGATGGAGTAACCATCCTCAAAGAAATGGACATCGAACACCCTGCAGCAAAAATGCTGGTGGAAGTAGCCAAAACTC